Genomic DNA from Candidatus Omnitrophota bacterium:
GCCGGCACCGCCTCCATGAGTTTCGCGCGATCCTCTTTGGGTGCGGCCAGTGTTTGCTCATGGCGGAACACCGATCGCTCGATCCCCTCCGCAAGCTCAAGCAGCGCGATGAACCCCAGCCGCGACTGCTGCCGGCCATCGGCTGTGAAGGCGTGTTCAATGAGATAGAGGGCAGGTGCGGGATCCTGCCGAAGCATCTGTTGCTGCCGCCAGGCATTGAAATCGCTTCGCGCGCGGGTGTAACGATTATCGGTCGGCGTGTCGGACTCGTCTTGCTTGCCGAGGATGAGGCGGATGACATTATGCGGCGAGGCACGGTAGAGCTGCTCTTGCTCTTGCGCGTCGATCACGTCATAAGGCGGCGCAATCAAGCCGGAGAGCTCGCCGGCCCGATCGAGATCGTACCGCAACGCGCAAAACGGACGAATCATCACCATGAATTAAGGCCTTCGTACTTCTTCCTTCACCATCATTTTCGCTACATAGATGCCGAGCGCTGCGCCGATGGCATTGGCGATGGCATCCAGCAGCTCTGCGGACCGCCAGGGAATCATGGCCTGCACGAGCTCAATCGCGATCCCATACCCGACGGCCATGCTCCACGCGTTGCGAAACGCTCGAGGGCCGGCGCGAAACGCCCGGGCCAAGAGCCACGCAAAGAGGAAGTACTCGCACAGATGCACCAGCTTGTCAAAGTACGGGATCTCCGGCCCGCCCTCGGGAACCGGAATGACCGAGACGATGAAGAGGAAGAC
This window encodes:
- the vanZ gene encoding VanZ family protein, whose protein sequence is MMWRLLAGLDAVFLFIVSVIPVPEGGPEIPYFDKLVHLCEYFLFAWLLARAFRAGPRAFRNAWSMAVGYGIAIELVQAMIPWRSAELLDAIANAIGAALGIYVAKMMVKEEVRRP